A single Lysinibacter sp. HNR DNA region contains:
- a CDS encoding extracellular solute-binding protein, whose protein sequence is MNVLYPPARQHRPTVRRVLSVLGAAVTAMVALAACSLSPGETNDDSTLTIAVWKGYGADLPWVGADFKEKTGATLKFQYIDSEANMLQMVEKANGSIDVALPNIQYIGHGIDRELFHELDTARLQNFADIYPDFSGRNEIRRDGKLYGLPWTWGSAGLFCDSVQVAGPCDTLGVLWDPQYKGKIALIDDPTVLIPITALYLGLDPQNPDLDAITPALQELKENAKMTYSSSDDLVKAITSGAVVAGIGNSDTIGNLLASGVPGAENITYSVAKEGAVGWIDNWSISAKTKKLDLAYEWLNYMTGKEFLSTWAETPEDESPAPANKAVVDGFTPETDQRLQANTDKISQLALQLPQPEERMQSWVDAWTQVKASF, encoded by the coding sequence ATGAACGTTTTGTACCCCCCTGCTCGACAGCACCGCCCCACCGTCCGGCGCGTGCTGAGCGTTCTGGGTGCGGCTGTGACGGCGATGGTTGCCCTCGCAGCGTGCTCACTCTCACCCGGAGAAACCAATGATGACAGTACCCTCACGATTGCAGTCTGGAAAGGATACGGTGCCGACTTGCCCTGGGTCGGCGCTGACTTTAAAGAAAAAACCGGTGCCACCCTCAAGTTTCAATACATCGACTCTGAAGCCAATATGCTCCAGATGGTAGAGAAGGCAAACGGAAGTATTGATGTTGCCTTACCCAACATCCAGTACATCGGGCACGGGATTGACCGCGAACTCTTTCACGAACTCGACACTGCCCGTCTCCAAAACTTTGCCGATATTTACCCCGATTTTTCGGGTCGTAATGAGATCCGTCGCGACGGAAAACTGTACGGTCTTCCGTGGACCTGGGGGAGCGCCGGGCTCTTCTGCGACAGTGTGCAGGTGGCGGGGCCCTGCGACACCCTCGGTGTGCTGTGGGACCCACAATATAAAGGAAAAATCGCGTTGATTGATGACCCCACCGTCTTGATCCCTATCACTGCGCTCTACCTCGGCCTTGACCCACAAAATCCTGATCTGGATGCGATTACCCCGGCCCTACAAGAACTCAAAGAAAACGCCAAGATGACCTACTCGTCATCGGATGATCTCGTGAAAGCCATCACCAGTGGTGCGGTGGTTGCAGGCATCGGAAACTCTGACACGATCGGTAACCTCCTGGCTAGCGGTGTCCCCGGTGCCGAGAACATCACCTATTCGGTTGCGAAAGAGGGTGCAGTCGGTTGGATCGACAACTGGTCCATCTCAGCGAAAACCAAAAAACTCGATCTTGCCTACGAGTGGTTGAACTATATGACCGGTAAAGAATTCCTGTCGACCTGGGCCGAAACACCCGAAGATGAGTCTCCGGCCCCGGCTAATAAAGCCGTCGTGGACGGGTTCACTCCCGAAACGGATCAGCGGTTACAAGCCAATACCGACAAAATTTCACAATTGGCCCTCCAATTGCCACAACCTGAGGAACGGATGCAGTCCTGGGTTGACGCTTGGACGCAGGTGAAAGCAAGCTTCTGA
- a CDS encoding sugar phosphate isomerase/epimerase → MTISPLTTPNYGVDLITFFSPTFWGLSRDEEVAALAQSAPKRFWNTVLDALQKAEITEIEMTFSPADRESALAAYGSTGAFARELADRGMRVVSSYFSSIEDADDVAHPATREKILNEAEAEAAFLAELGATVLVTGLPMRRNNATGTGLDPVSLATVLPLVELVHEVGAITARHGVTVALHTESHSVFWTPRDIDLFLLLTDPFLVSFCPDTGHIVLGGGDPVAILHRHRERVVMAHWKDATGPFTEKVNVDAGIFARHRDYFRAAGQGVVDWCAFAQALAEAGYSGGIMIELDAAPDPVAELITARNFFEKTLAGIV, encoded by the coding sequence ATGACCATCTCCCCACTCACAACCCCGAACTACGGGGTTGACCTCATCACCTTTTTCTCTCCCACCTTTTGGGGGTTATCCAGAGACGAAGAAGTGGCGGCGTTGGCGCAGAGTGCGCCGAAGCGCTTTTGGAACACCGTTCTGGACGCACTGCAGAAAGCAGAAATCACAGAGATCGAAATGACGTTTTCTCCCGCTGACCGGGAGAGCGCTCTTGCCGCCTACGGGTCGACCGGAGCGTTCGCCAGGGAACTCGCCGATCGGGGGATGCGCGTTGTAAGCTCATACTTTTCATCCATCGAAGACGCGGACGACGTTGCTCACCCGGCCACCCGAGAAAAGATTCTCAACGAGGCCGAAGCCGAGGCGGCTTTTCTTGCCGAGCTTGGTGCCACCGTACTCGTGACCGGTCTCCCCATGCGGCGCAATAACGCGACAGGCACGGGGCTCGACCCCGTCAGCCTGGCCACGGTTCTTCCTCTTGTTGAGCTGGTGCATGAGGTTGGTGCTATCACCGCTCGACACGGTGTGACCGTGGCGTTACACACCGAGAGTCACTCTGTTTTTTGGACCCCGCGAGACATCGACCTTTTTCTGCTTTTGACCGATCCGTTCCTCGTCTCTTTCTGTCCGGACACCGGGCACATTGTTCTTGGAGGAGGAGACCCGGTTGCTATCCTCCACCGTCACCGCGAACGTGTTGTGATGGCGCATTGGAAAGATGCGACCGGTCCGTTTACAGAGAAGGTAAATGTTGACGCAGGAATCTTTGCGCGTCATCGTGACTATTTTCGGGCGGCAGGACAGGGCGTTGTCGACTGGTGTGCATTTGCCCAAGCTCTGGCCGAAGCCGGGTATTCCGGCGGGATCATGATTGAACTCGATGCCGCTCCAGACCCCGTAGCGGAACTCATAACCGCCCGAAATTTCTTCGAAAAAACTCTTGCGGGCATCGTGTGA
- a CDS encoding ROK family protein, which translates to MRKHNAATILEVLYHTGPTQMTVLQKKSGLSRRTIELIVSELITTGWVSESSVPQLSTRTVGRPARSFTFRYDAAYIVTLQLEAGHLRATVANLAADVVNEIRHPIHTTASRAKRLALLEKCVTLLLGDIERKNVIAVTLSTPGIVRDDGTVDLPMTMPEWTGFSLSEAVGKLFHCPVHVENDAKLAALGEKWPHGNSAQNFAYIFADGDRLGVGLVLRGELHRGLNGTAGEVTWANQLGFTDLADTILADLDDQNANNNTDAHALVSAVHRGEASAQASVEHLAEVLAPGITAIAWLLAPEEIILGGTLGTIQKALIPALNDTLARNSRPVETKIRGAQHGDQSVLIGCLRLCIESFSERFFTSFDPETHGAPVERAGSGVS; encoded by the coding sequence ATGAGAAAGCATAACGCTGCGACCATACTCGAAGTTCTGTACCACACCGGCCCGACCCAGATGACCGTCCTGCAAAAAAAATCCGGTCTTTCCCGGCGCACCATCGAACTCATTGTGAGTGAACTCATCACCACCGGGTGGGTGAGTGAATCCTCGGTCCCGCAGCTATCCACACGCACGGTTGGTCGCCCCGCACGCAGTTTTACTTTTCGTTACGATGCCGCCTACATCGTGACCTTACAGTTGGAAGCCGGACACCTTCGTGCCACCGTCGCAAACCTCGCTGCTGACGTCGTTAATGAAATTCGCCACCCCATCCACACCACAGCCTCGCGGGCAAAACGACTCGCGCTACTCGAAAAATGTGTCACCCTTCTCCTGGGAGACATTGAACGTAAAAACGTGATTGCGGTCACCCTTTCAACCCCGGGAATCGTACGCGATGATGGCACTGTTGATCTTCCGATGACCATGCCCGAGTGGACAGGATTCTCACTCAGCGAAGCGGTCGGCAAACTCTTTCACTGCCCCGTACACGTCGAAAACGACGCAAAACTTGCCGCTCTGGGAGAAAAATGGCCGCACGGAAACAGCGCCCAAAACTTTGCCTATATCTTTGCCGATGGAGACCGCCTCGGCGTTGGCCTGGTGCTGCGTGGCGAACTCCATCGCGGCCTCAACGGCACGGCCGGTGAGGTCACCTGGGCAAATCAGCTCGGCTTCACCGACCTCGCCGATACAATCCTGGCCGATCTCGATGACCAAAACGCAAACAACAACACAGATGCGCACGCCCTGGTCTCCGCGGTACACCGCGGTGAAGCATCCGCCCAAGCCTCAGTGGAACACCTGGCCGAAGTGCTCGCTCCCGGCATCACCGCAATAGCGTGGTTGCTAGCACCGGAAGAAATAATTCTTGGTGGAACGCTCGGAACCATACAGAAGGCGCTCATTCCCGCCCTGAATGACACACTCGCCCGCAATAGCCGTCCTGTCGAAACAAAAATTCGAGGGGCACAACACGGCGATCAGAGTGTCCTTATCGGTTGCCTACGTCTGTGCATAGAATCTTTCAGCGAACGCTTTTTTACGTCGTTCGATCCCGAGACGCACGGGGCTCCGGTTGAGAGGGCGGGCTCCGGTGTTTCTTGA
- a CDS encoding KAP family NTPase: MSPFSNSNSVATRGFHDDPIKDQTHDSLRRAPFADRVAQLIRSNHRADSSVVYGLEGPWGSGKSSAISLIRQSMGKDETWKIAEYTPWATSGPEALFEEFFAALTEAAPRITKNEGSRRRLLQYVELARSLGKLVPGGGAAEGAADLANQTLRKSWKALFTEISSELRNLGSPILVIVDDIDRLQAAELLDLLKVIRLLGRFPGIDFLLAYDEETVVDTLSHGRWGVDGIDRARAFMEKIVQYPLSLPPLLRAQIVKMLEAGISEILGPGRTERSLTNARVVSPLTKAMPAELLTPRAIRRYLAQVEQQFDSHAEGEIDDVDLILATFLRIQFPDLFDDLETWKQELTRRESLTISFNSQEQKTNWEPLLSKASPSRRRNAEEVLKALFPAVGGGKLARYDVGRFAHPDYFDRYLAQAIPAGDMPDSIVVEALGDAAKGDASLLRSLLFAQDSDLVASALGKIRDRYPDVAYYGDRYKELGSPCTRELLASGLSLLDELPDQIESWTNELSQCTYWLASLLRILLVEDPTQDLSAQINKCQNIERRAHLLSLAMAEMENLSDPTKTAIRELMVRETEGIVELLFADLREGEQSPGDLAYSFLFGLVTEFGDLSKLQDGVQKGLDAGTFTEEDIAARFVSFSYLMGSVRKTPWAASFSAKLFTQITGIPAEASDLSEKGDWGDTNWSLRKEFARKHILRKTEGIR, from the coding sequence ATGAGCCCATTCTCCAATTCAAATTCTGTCGCAACGCGTGGATTCCATGACGATCCGATCAAAGACCAAACGCACGACTCGCTGCGGAGGGCTCCTTTTGCTGATCGGGTTGCGCAGCTGATCCGTTCAAACCACCGCGCGGACTCCAGCGTCGTCTATGGACTCGAGGGCCCTTGGGGGTCAGGAAAGTCCTCCGCCATCAGCCTAATTAGGCAGTCAATGGGAAAAGACGAAACATGGAAGATTGCGGAATATACGCCTTGGGCAACTTCCGGTCCTGAAGCACTTTTCGAGGAGTTCTTCGCCGCACTCACAGAGGCCGCACCACGTATCACCAAGAACGAAGGATCAAGGAGGCGCTTACTTCAGTACGTAGAGCTTGCTCGATCTCTTGGAAAACTTGTTCCCGGAGGAGGAGCCGCTGAAGGAGCCGCAGACCTTGCAAATCAAACATTACGCAAGTCCTGGAAGGCATTGTTCACTGAGATATCCAGTGAGCTGCGAAACCTAGGCTCCCCTATTCTCGTCATTGTGGACGATATAGATCGTCTCCAAGCAGCCGAGCTTCTGGATCTCCTGAAAGTAATCCGCCTACTGGGTCGCTTTCCCGGGATAGATTTCCTCCTTGCCTACGACGAAGAGACGGTCGTGGATACCCTCAGCCATGGGAGATGGGGAGTCGACGGGATTGATCGAGCACGGGCATTCATGGAGAAGATCGTCCAGTACCCCCTATCGCTTCCTCCTCTTCTGCGCGCTCAAATTGTGAAGATGCTCGAAGCCGGTATTTCAGAGATTCTCGGGCCTGGGCGAACAGAACGGTCTCTCACAAACGCACGAGTTGTCTCCCCCCTCACCAAAGCCATGCCGGCCGAACTATTAACGCCTCGTGCTATTCGACGATACCTGGCGCAAGTTGAGCAGCAGTTCGATAGCCACGCAGAGGGTGAAATCGATGACGTAGATCTCATCCTTGCGACTTTTCTTCGCATTCAGTTTCCGGACCTTTTCGACGATTTGGAAACCTGGAAGCAAGAACTCACACGCCGAGAGTCCCTCACGATCTCTTTCAATTCGCAAGAGCAGAAGACAAATTGGGAGCCACTTCTCTCCAAAGCGAGTCCCTCTCGCAGGCGAAACGCAGAGGAGGTTCTTAAGGCCCTCTTTCCAGCGGTCGGTGGCGGGAAGCTAGCAAGGTATGATGTCGGAAGGTTTGCGCATCCGGACTACTTTGATCGATACCTGGCGCAGGCTATACCCGCCGGGGATATGCCGGATTCTATTGTTGTAGAGGCTCTAGGTGATGCTGCTAAGGGCGATGCCTCGCTATTACGATCTCTGCTCTTTGCCCAGGACTCTGACCTTGTGGCATCAGCACTCGGTAAGATTCGGGATCGGTATCCTGACGTGGCATATTACGGAGACCGGTATAAGGAGCTGGGAAGCCCCTGCACGCGGGAACTTCTTGCAAGCGGATTGTCTCTCCTCGATGAGCTACCCGATCAAATTGAGTCGTGGACAAATGAGTTGTCGCAATGCACATATTGGCTGGCAAGCTTGCTCCGTATTCTTCTCGTTGAAGACCCGACCCAAGATCTATCGGCACAGATCAACAAGTGCCAGAACATTGAACGACGCGCACATTTGCTTTCTTTGGCCATGGCCGAAATGGAGAACTTGAGCGACCCCACCAAAACTGCAATCAGAGAACTAATGGTTCGTGAGACCGAGGGAATCGTTGAGCTGCTTTTCGCAGATCTAAGAGAAGGCGAACAGTCTCCCGGCGACTTGGCTTATTCTTTCCTGTTCGGGCTCGTCACTGAATTCGGTGACCTCTCGAAACTCCAAGATGGAGTCCAGAAAGGCTTGGACGCAGGCACCTTCACAGAGGAAGATATCGCGGCACGTTTCGTCTCGTTTTCATATTTAATGGGAAGCGTCCGAAAAACGCCTTGGGCAGCTTCGTTCTCCGCGAAACTTTTTACCCAGATCACGGGGATACCCGCCGAGGCTTCTGATCTCAGTGAGAAAGGCGATTGGGGCGATACGAATTGGTCCCTTCGGAAGGAGTTCGCGCGTAAGCACATACTGCGGAAGACTGAAGGTATTCGGTAA
- a CDS encoding FadR/GntR family transcriptional regulator gives MSAVDTAFHGLRQMIASGRLEAEQKFPPESELCEELGVSRGSLREAVRMLSALGVVESRHGSGTYVSQLRAEDIIGSMSLTVELLPLSSLLDMYELRRILESHAAAQAAAKLTPELGQALTELANTMEATTDHYELTRLDRAFHSTILKAAANPTLEALVEVFRTRSRSYQIFGLPDGPEIIRISHRGHRNILDAILARDPIAASMAAGAHVAQTESWLRQYQPSQGPDPLGSQD, from the coding sequence ATGTCAGCTGTAGACACCGCTTTCCACGGGCTGCGCCAGATGATCGCTTCGGGTCGGCTCGAAGCCGAGCAAAAGTTTCCGCCGGAGTCAGAGCTTTGCGAGGAACTCGGCGTCTCCCGCGGATCGCTTCGCGAGGCAGTGCGAATGCTCAGCGCCCTGGGCGTGGTGGAGTCGCGCCACGGTTCGGGAACGTACGTGTCGCAGCTACGCGCCGAAGACATTATTGGCAGCATGTCGCTCACGGTGGAGCTGCTCCCGCTCTCGAGCCTGCTTGACATGTACGAGCTTCGGCGCATCCTCGAGTCGCACGCGGCGGCGCAGGCCGCGGCCAAGCTCACCCCCGAGTTGGGCCAGGCCCTCACCGAACTTGCCAACACGATGGAGGCCACCACAGATCACTACGAACTCACCCGGCTCGACCGCGCGTTCCACTCCACCATATTAAAGGCCGCCGCCAACCCCACCCTCGAAGCCCTGGTTGAGGTCTTCCGAACCCGCTCCCGCTCGTACCAAATCTTTGGCCTCCCCGACGGCCCCGAAATAATTCGGATTAGCCATCGGGGCCACCGCAACATCCTCGACGCGATTCTTGCCCGTGATCCCATAGCCGCCTCCATGGCGGCGGGTGCGCACGTGGCCCAGACCGAAAGCTGGTTACGCCAGTATCAGCCCTCGCAGGGGCCTGACCCGCTTGGCTCTCAAGACTGA
- a CDS encoding SulP family inorganic anion transporter, producing MRGWRSGITRLLPSRSDYRRLRRSWRGDLLAGITVGVVALPLALAFGVSSGVGAEAGLITAIVAGLVAAVFGGSNVQVSGPTGAMVVVLAPIVATHGVAAVAVVSVMAGIIVLIAGVLRLGQSVSYIPWPVIEGFTVGIGIIIFLQQVPAAVGAEGAGHSTNAVIAAFQSAASVAWPEALVPLGVVVAVVLIMLVMSRYVPRLPASFIAIILVSVLTVVAAIPLATIGQLPSALPPPSLPDLGWQNLTALAGPALAVAALAAIESLLSARVASSISDTGPYSADRELVGQGLASVASGFFGGMPATGAIARTAVNVRSGAQTRLSAIVHALALLAVVYLAAGVVSHIPLAALAGVLMFTAARMVSPAVIRRVLRSTRQDAAVFVITAVITVSFDLVIAVGIGIVAAAFFALRALGRASSVRREDLPGEPVRGDEGIAIFRVNGSLFFGGAERVLEGVGEQPGIKVVILRLSQIQFLDATGANALSELVTALERRGVTVLIKGIQDEHFALLERLDVIRALRHPNHLFREMGPAVEHARSHVLREHPEWG from the coding sequence GTGAGGGGTTGGCGCAGCGGTATCACGCGGCTACTGCCGTCACGATCAGACTATAGAAGGCTTCGGCGAAGCTGGCGGGGAGACCTTCTCGCGGGCATCACCGTGGGGGTGGTGGCCCTGCCCCTCGCCCTTGCCTTTGGGGTGAGCTCGGGCGTCGGAGCGGAGGCGGGGCTCATCACCGCAATCGTGGCGGGGCTGGTTGCGGCCGTCTTTGGTGGTTCCAATGTTCAGGTCTCCGGCCCCACCGGCGCAATGGTCGTGGTGCTTGCCCCTATCGTGGCAACCCACGGTGTGGCCGCGGTGGCCGTGGTGAGCGTGATGGCCGGAATCATCGTGCTGATCGCCGGTGTGCTGCGGCTCGGGCAGTCCGTCAGCTATATCCCCTGGCCGGTGATTGAGGGATTCACGGTGGGCATCGGCATCATCATATTTCTGCAACAGGTACCCGCCGCGGTGGGGGCCGAGGGTGCGGGACACAGCACCAACGCGGTCATTGCGGCTTTTCAATCCGCCGCATCGGTCGCCTGGCCGGAGGCCCTGGTGCCCCTCGGTGTGGTGGTGGCCGTGGTCCTGATCATGCTGGTAATGAGCCGATACGTTCCCCGGCTACCGGCATCCTTTATCGCGATCATCCTGGTGAGCGTGCTGACCGTCGTGGCGGCGATACCGCTGGCAACCATCGGGCAGCTTCCAAGCGCCCTGCCCCCGCCCTCCCTGCCCGACCTCGGGTGGCAGAATCTCACGGCGCTGGCGGGACCGGCGCTCGCGGTTGCCGCGCTCGCCGCAATCGAGTCGCTGCTCTCCGCCCGGGTAGCCTCCTCAATATCCGATACCGGACCCTACAGTGCCGATCGGGAACTTGTTGGCCAAGGGCTAGCCTCGGTCGCCTCGGGATTTTTCGGGGGGATGCCCGCAACCGGCGCAATCGCACGAACCGCGGTTAACGTGCGCTCCGGCGCGCAGACCCGGCTCTCCGCCATCGTGCACGCCCTGGCACTGCTGGCCGTGGTTTATCTTGCCGCCGGGGTTGTCTCCCATATTCCCCTGGCCGCGCTCGCGGGGGTGCTCATGTTTACCGCCGCGCGTATGGTTTCCCCCGCGGTGATTCGGCGTGTGCTGCGATCAACCAGGCAGGATGCCGCCGTGTTTGTGATCACCGCCGTGATTACGGTGTCGTTTGACCTGGTGATCGCGGTGGGAATTGGTATCGTGGCCGCGGCGTTTTTTGCCCTGCGGGCCCTGGGTCGTGCCAGCTCGGTTCGCCGAGAAGACCTCCCCGGGGAGCCCGTGCGCGGCGACGAGGGGATCGCGATTTTTCGTGTGAACGGCTCGCTCTTCTTCGGGGGAGCCGAGCGAGTGCTGGAGGGGGTGGGGGAGCAGCCAGGAATCAAGGTTGTGATTCTACGCCTCTCGCAGATCCAATTTCTTGATGCAACCGGGGCAAACGCCCTCTCGGAGCTCGTGACGGCGCTGGAGCGTCGCGGGGTGACGGTGCTGATTAAGGGGATACAGGACGAGCATTTTGCCTTACTGGAACGGTTGGATGTGATCCGGGCGCTGCGGCATCCGAACCACCTCTTTAGGGAGATGGGGCCCGCGGTGGAGCATGCCAGGTCTCATGTTTTGCGGGAGCATCCCGAGTGGGGGTGA
- a CDS encoding ABC transporter substrate-binding protein, whose translation MKLSAITRLAALPVAIALAATLAACSSDAAAPDSTPTNALEGSDQASLSKYTTADVTPLDEIDISKLGLITDGTLLVGTLSDAPPNIFINEAGEFTGFDNELLKAMAQKLGLKIEFASTDFSALLGQVQNKSFDVGSSSISTTDARRENVGFTNGYDFGYMALVTRDDASIKSFDDLDENARIAVVRGTVQDDYVTNTLQLEAVSFPDYNTAYANVRNGQVDAWVAPSNQAEGLVVEGDGTTIAESVINTQNFMAFAVNSDNQPLIDALNSALDAVIADGTWGTLVAEWYPGRAQPLDWTPGSAAALVPSRVG comes from the coding sequence GTGAAACTATCCGCCATCACCCGCTTGGCCGCGTTGCCCGTTGCGATTGCCCTGGCCGCCACCCTGGCCGCCTGCAGCAGTGATGCCGCTGCCCCCGACTCCACCCCCACCAACGCGCTTGAGGGGAGCGACCAGGCGTCGCTGAGCAAGTACACCACGGCAGACGTGACACCGCTCGACGAGATCGATATCTCCAAGCTTGGCCTGATCACCGACGGCACCCTCCTGGTGGGAACCCTTTCGGACGCCCCGCCCAACATTTTTATTAACGAGGCCGGCGAGTTCACGGGTTTTGATAACGAGCTGCTCAAGGCGATGGCCCAAAAGCTCGGCCTAAAAATTGAGTTTGCCTCCACGGATTTCTCCGCCCTGCTGGGTCAGGTGCAGAACAAGAGCTTTGATGTGGGGTCATCCTCCATCTCGACAACCGATGCCCGCCGCGAGAACGTGGGCTTCACCAACGGCTACGACTTTGGTTACATGGCACTCGTAACCCGGGACGACGCCTCAATCAAGAGCTTTGACGACCTCGACGAGAATGCCCGCATCGCGGTGGTGCGAGGCACGGTTCAGGACGACTACGTCACCAACACCCTTCAGCTCGAAGCGGTGAGCTTCCCCGACTACAACACGGCCTACGCCAACGTGCGAAACGGCCAGGTTGACGCCTGGGTTGCTCCCTCTAATCAGGCCGAGGGTCTGGTGGTGGAGGGTGATGGAACAACCATTGCGGAGTCTGTGATCAACACACAGAACTTCATGGCCTTTGCCGTCAACAGCGACAACCAGCCCCTCATCGACGCCCTCAATTCGGCTCTCGACGCGGTCATCGCGGACGGAACCTGGGGCACCCTGGTGGCCGAGTGGTACCCGGGACGCGCGCAGCCTCTCGACTGGACACCCGGTAGCGCGGCGGCCCTCGTACCCTCTCGGGTGGGTTAA
- a CDS encoding amino acid ABC transporter permease produces MDAFQQLLNTFFDWEAMAKVVPSLLTVGLPNTLLLASLSGVFGTLLGLVLAVMGISRNRPLRWLARIYTDIFRGVPAVVIILLIGLGFGPIVRELTGSTNPFPLGILALSLMAAAYIGEIFRSGIQSVDRGQLEATRALGFGYGASMRLIIIPQGIRRVLPALVNQFISLIKDSSLVYFLGLLASQREIFRIGNDAAANTGNLSPLIAAALLYLVLTVPLTHLVNFIDHRMRHGRPEKGPQQAAPTVTSDGVTP; encoded by the coding sequence ATGGACGCTTTCCAACAGCTCCTCAACACCTTCTTTGATTGGGAAGCGATGGCTAAGGTTGTGCCGTCGCTTCTCACGGTTGGCCTTCCCAACACACTCCTGCTCGCGAGCCTCTCCGGCGTTTTTGGTACCCTCCTGGGGCTTGTCTTGGCGGTGATGGGAATCTCCCGTAACCGCCCCCTGCGGTGGCTCGCGCGTATCTACACGGATATTTTCCGCGGGGTGCCGGCCGTAGTGATCATCCTCCTCATCGGGCTCGGGTTTGGCCCGATCGTCCGGGAGCTCACGGGAAGCACCAACCCGTTCCCTCTGGGAATTCTTGCCCTCTCGCTCATGGCCGCCGCGTATATCGGAGAGATTTTCCGCTCCGGCATCCAGAGCGTTGATAGGGGACAGCTCGAAGCCACCCGCGCCCTCGGTTTTGGGTACGGGGCTTCGATGCGTCTGATCATCATTCCCCAGGGCATCCGCCGGGTGCTTCCCGCGCTGGTCAACCAGTTCATCTCACTCATCAAAGACTCCTCCCTGGTGTATTTTCTGGGGCTGCTCGCCAGCCAGCGAGAAATCTTCCGCATCGGAAACGATGCCGCCGCCAACACGGGTAACCTCTCGCCCCTTATAGCGGCCGCCCTGCTCTACCTGGTACTCACGGTGCCGCTCACCCACCTGGTGAACTTTATCGATCACCGGATGCGCCACGGCCGCCCCGAGAAGGGCCCTCAGCAGGCCGCCCCCACAGTTACGAGCGATGGAGTTACCCCGTGA
- a CDS encoding amino acid ABC transporter ATP-binding protein: protein MNDIHSVSLTAKNLHLSFGHNHVLRGIDLHVGRGETASVIGPSGSGKSTLLRVMNRLIEPDQGDILLDDRSILKDDPDKLRQRMGMVFQQFNLFPHKTALHNITLALRKLRGMSRDEAEAVALEHLDLVGLKHKAEARPGNLSGGQQQRVAIARALAMSPDIMFFDEATSSLDPELVKGVLALMADLASTGMTMVVVTHEMGFARGVSHSVTFMDAGVVVESGPPAQIFESPESPRLQAFLSDVL, encoded by the coding sequence GTGAACGACATTCACTCGGTCTCATTGACCGCCAAAAACCTGCACCTCTCCTTTGGTCACAATCACGTGCTGCGCGGAATCGACCTGCACGTGGGCAGAGGAGAAACGGCATCCGTTATTGGCCCCTCCGGTTCGGGAAAGTCCACTCTGCTGCGCGTGATGAATCGCCTGATCGAACCCGACCAGGGCGATATCCTGCTCGACGATCGCTCGATACTCAAGGATGATCCCGATAAGCTGCGTCAGCGCATGGGCATGGTTTTTCAGCAGTTTAATCTCTTCCCCCACAAGACCGCCCTGCACAACATTACGCTCGCTCTGCGCAAGCTTCGTGGCATGTCGCGAGACGAGGCCGAGGCCGTGGCCCTGGAGCATCTCGATCTGGTCGGACTAAAGCACAAGGCGGAGGCCCGACCCGGCAACCTCTCCGGCGGGCAGCAGCAGCGTGTGGCCATCGCCCGCGCCCTCGCGATGAGCCCCGACATTATGTTCTTTGACGAGGCCACCTCCTCACTCGACCCCGAGTTGGTCAAGGGTGTGCTCGCGCTCATGGCCGATCTGGCGTCAACCGGCATGACCATGGTTGTGGTCACCCACGAGATGGGCTTTGCCCGGGGCGTCTCTCATAGCGTGACCTTTATGGATGCCGGCGTTGTGGTGGAATCGGGACCTCCCGCGCAGATTTTTGAGTCTCCAGAAAGCCCGCGGTTACAGGCGTTCCTCTCGGACGTGCTATAG